A part of Melittangium boletus DSM 14713 genomic DNA contains:
- a CDS encoding type 1 glutamine amidotransferase domain-containing protein, whose translation MSSVRRVIIPLPDRDFDVTEVAVPWRLLTDTGHEVVFATEKGQVGAADPLLLTGVLFGKLGADPEPKRFYEKMLESPAFQQPITWDALVPEDYDGMVLPGGHAPGMRQYLGSETLQAKVAAFWKLGRPVGAICHGVLVLARAKDPATGKSLLAGERTTCLPKYMERAAYFLTAWKLGRYYRTYPAYVEEEVRDALATPEQFERGPREYSRRGTATDHSPAFVVESGRYISARWPGDAYLFAERFRAKLEAYVK comes from the coding sequence ATGAGTTCCGTGCGCCGCGTCATCATCCCCCTGCCCGACCGTGACTTCGATGTGACGGAGGTGGCCGTGCCGTGGCGACTGCTGACGGACACGGGCCACGAGGTGGTGTTCGCCACCGAGAAGGGCCAGGTCGGCGCGGCCGATCCCCTGCTCCTCACGGGCGTGCTCTTCGGCAAGCTCGGCGCGGATCCCGAGCCCAAGCGCTTCTACGAGAAGATGCTCGAGTCGCCCGCCTTCCAGCAGCCCATCACCTGGGACGCGCTCGTCCCCGAGGACTACGACGGCATGGTGCTGCCCGGCGGTCACGCCCCCGGCATGCGCCAGTACCTGGGCAGCGAGACCCTTCAAGCCAAGGTGGCGGCTTTCTGGAAGCTCGGACGGCCCGTGGGCGCCATCTGCCACGGCGTATTGGTGCTCGCACGGGCGAAGGATCCCGCCACCGGAAAGAGCCTGCTCGCGGGCGAGCGCACCACGTGCCTGCCCAAGTACATGGAGCGCGCGGCGTACTTCCTCACGGCGTGGAAGCTCGGGCGCTACTACCGCACCTATCCCGCCTACGTGGAGGAGGAGGTACGGGACGCCCTCGCGACCCCGGAGCAGTTCGAGCGTGGCCCCCGTGAGTACTCCCGGCGAGGCACCGCCACGGACCACTCGCCCGCCTTCGTGGTGGAAAGCGGACGGTACATCTCGGCGCGTTGGCCCGGCGATGCCTATCTGTTCGCGGAACGCTTCCGTGCGAAGCTCGAGGCGTACGTGAAATGA
- a CDS encoding spermidine synthase — translation MLPYAATLFLSAFLLFGVQPLAGKYSLPWFGGTSAVWTTCMLFFQAMLLGGYAYSYATTRWLTPKRQARVHLGLLGLTVAVLLGRAVVLGSPVAPGPEWRPAADGISTWRLLAMLAATLGLPFFTLSTSAPLLQSWFSRAKPGVSPYRLYALSNTGSLLALLAYPLLAEPWLSRGTQAWAWGLGFLLFAAGSAVCARGMLRLQPAAAPAVEEKKPEAGTEESEDESPGVLRTLGWLGLSSLASVLLTATTNQMSQDVSAGPFVWVLPLALYLLTFIIAFEREALYSRTGTALLLLGSVYGVARITYEGPHVPLPVQVLVYCLTLFSGALLCNGELYRLRPAPRHLGAFYLWGSVGGFVGTAIVNLVAPNVLHTYLEFPLSLSACCLLAAMLLLRRADDESIPRAAVRFAPALGLLLVSVGVHLADADTRRPLDSWRGFFGVVQVGQNKKPDHENHAYLLRHGVIIHGVQYTQGDRRLKPTAYYTPDSGLGLAMQEQRRLRQVAGKAPGLNIGVLGLGIGTTAALAQPEDTLRFYEINPQVIELAEGKGNYFTFLKDTKAKYSIHEGDARILLEQELAKGQPQGFDVLAVDVFSSDSIPVHLLTEEAVAIYRQHLAPGGVIALHISNVHLDLLPIPLAHAHNLGMHLTRVHTKGNDEGESEDNTWVLLAPDRDFSRGETFLAESDERVKRLAYDITPPTRWTDDLSSLLPVIRTTDEPDRSGIRVEAAEKPAPVAAPAVP, via the coding sequence ATGCTCCCCTACGCCGCGACCCTCTTCCTCAGCGCGTTCCTGCTCTTCGGAGTGCAGCCCCTGGCGGGCAAGTACTCCCTGCCGTGGTTCGGTGGCACCTCGGCCGTCTGGACGACGTGCATGCTGTTCTTCCAGGCGATGCTCTTGGGGGGCTACGCCTACTCGTACGCCACCACGCGGTGGCTGACGCCCAAGCGGCAGGCGCGGGTACACCTGGGGCTGCTCGGGCTCACGGTGGCGGTGTTGCTGGGACGCGCGGTGGTGCTGGGCTCGCCCGTGGCCCCGGGCCCCGAGTGGCGCCCCGCGGCGGATGGCATCTCCACTTGGCGGCTGTTGGCGATGCTCGCGGCGACCCTGGGCCTGCCCTTCTTCACGCTGTCCACCTCGGCGCCGCTGCTGCAGAGCTGGTTCAGCCGCGCGAAGCCGGGCGTGTCCCCCTACCGGCTCTATGCCCTGTCCAACACGGGCTCGCTCCTGGCGCTGCTGGCCTATCCGCTGCTCGCCGAGCCCTGGCTGAGCCGGGGCACCCAGGCGTGGGCATGGGGCCTGGGCTTCCTGCTGTTCGCGGCGGGCAGCGCGGTGTGCGCCCGGGGCATGCTGCGGCTCCAGCCGGCGGCGGCCCCCGCCGTCGAGGAGAAGAAGCCCGAGGCGGGCACGGAGGAGAGCGAGGACGAGTCCCCCGGGGTGCTGCGCACGCTGGGCTGGCTGGGCCTGAGCAGCCTGGCCTCGGTGCTGCTCACGGCCACGACGAACCAGATGTCGCAGGACGTGTCCGCGGGCCCGTTCGTCTGGGTGCTCCCGCTGGCGCTCTACCTGCTCACCTTCATCATCGCCTTCGAGCGCGAGGCGCTCTACTCGCGCACGGGCACCGCGCTGTTGCTGCTCGGCTCGGTGTACGGCGTGGCGCGCATCACCTACGAGGGCCCCCACGTGCCGCTGCCGGTGCAGGTGCTCGTGTACTGCCTCACCCTGTTCTCCGGGGCGCTCCTGTGCAACGGCGAGCTGTACCGGCTGCGGCCCGCGCCGCGCCACCTCGGGGCCTTCTATCTGTGGGGCTCGGTGGGCGGCTTCGTGGGCACGGCGATCGTGAACCTGGTGGCGCCCAACGTGCTGCACACCTACCTGGAGTTCCCCTTGTCGCTCAGCGCGTGCTGCCTGCTCGCGGCGATGCTGCTCTTGCGGCGCGCGGATGACGAGAGCATCCCCCGGGCCGCCGTGCGCTTCGCGCCCGCGCTGGGCCTGCTGCTCGTGTCGGTGGGCGTGCACCTGGCGGACGCGGACACCCGCCGTCCGCTGGACTCCTGGCGCGGCTTCTTCGGCGTGGTGCAGGTGGGGCAGAACAAGAAGCCCGACCACGAGAACCATGCCTACCTCTTGCGCCACGGCGTCATCATCCACGGCGTGCAGTACACGCAGGGTGACCGGCGGCTGAAGCCCACGGCCTACTACACGCCCGACAGCGGGCTCGGTCTGGCCATGCAGGAGCAGCGCCGGCTGCGTCAGGTGGCGGGCAAGGCGCCGGGGCTGAACATCGGCGTGTTGGGCCTGGGCATCGGCACCACGGCGGCGCTCGCCCAGCCCGAGGACACGCTGCGCTTCTATGAAATCAATCCCCAGGTCATCGAGCTGGCCGAGGGCAAGGGCAACTACTTCACCTTCCTCAAGGACACGAAGGCGAAGTACAGCATCCACGAGGGCGACGCGCGCATCCTCCTGGAGCAGGAATTGGCGAAGGGCCAGCCGCAGGGCTTCGACGTGCTCGCGGTGGACGTGTTCAGCTCGGACTCCATCCCCGTGCACCTGCTCACCGAGGAGGCCGTGGCCATCTACCGCCAGCACCTGGCGCCGGGGGGTGTCATCGCCCTGCACATCAGCAACGTGCACCTGGACCTGCTGCCCATTCCGCTCGCGCACGCGCACAACCTCGGCATGCACCTCACGCGCGTGCACACCAAGGGCAACGACGAGGGCGAGAGCGAGGACAACACCTGGGTGCTGCTCGCGCCGGACAGGGACTTCTCGCGCGGGGAGACGTTCCTCGCCGAGAGCGACGAGCGGGTGAAGCGGCTCGCGTACGACATCACCCCGCCCACGCGCTGGACGGATGACTTGAGCAGCCTGTTGCCCGTCATCCGCACCACGGACGAGCCGGACCGCTCGGGCATCCGCGTGGAGGCCGCGGAGAAGCCCGCCCCGGTGGCGGCCCCCGCGGTCCCCTGA
- a CDS encoding anthranilate synthase component II, with product MILVIDNYDSFTFNLVQLLYTMGAEVKVARNDEIDAAGVAASGASHLVVSPGPCTPNEAGVSMAAIRASKVPVLGVCLGHQSIGAVFGGRVVRAPEPVHGKTVSVRHEGQSLFAGLPVGFQAARYHSLVVDVASLPRELEATAWSPDGLIMGLRHRTLPVVGVQFHPESVLTPEGPKLVRNFLDGRL from the coding sequence ATGATCCTCGTCATCGACAATTACGACTCGTTCACCTTCAACCTGGTGCAGCTGCTCTACACGATGGGCGCCGAGGTGAAGGTGGCGCGCAACGATGAGATCGACGCCGCGGGCGTGGCGGCCTCGGGTGCGTCGCACCTGGTGGTGTCTCCGGGGCCCTGCACGCCGAACGAGGCCGGGGTGAGCATGGCGGCCATCCGCGCCTCGAAGGTGCCGGTGCTCGGCGTGTGCCTGGGCCACCAGTCCATCGGCGCCGTGTTCGGCGGCCGGGTGGTGCGCGCTCCCGAGCCGGTGCACGGCAAGACGGTGTCCGTGCGCCACGAGGGCCAGAGCCTCTTCGCGGGCCTGCCCGTGGGCTTTCAGGCCGCGCGCTACCACTCGCTGGTGGTGGACGTCGCGAGCCTGCCGCGCGAGCTGGAGGCCACGGCGTGGTCCCCCGATGGCCTCATCATGGGCCTGCGCCATCGCACCCTGCCCGTGGTGGGCGTGCAGTTCCACCCGGAGAGTGTCCTGACGCCCGAGGGCCCCAAGCTGGTGCGCAACTTCCTCGACGGGCGGCTGTAG
- a CDS encoding anthranilate synthase component I family protein: MKAQERKAAYRQRAEKGEAVPVSVELPADLDTPLSAYLKLGGADGFILESCHGGERFGRYSHVGPAPAGRLRLDAQGGTLWRGKESRRMEGKPLDVLRTVWRENAVAMLPGEPPFLGGLVGYLGYNCMSWFERHVPDRHSSDVSFPDSEWLLCDDFVTLDSRSQTLQATAIARPTLHGSVAEALADAQARAESLAQRLLRPISAEAYAPEPAAQGELEVKVAWDRASYEAAVERVKEYIRAGDCMQVVLARRFEARGAPPPLSLYRALRRINPSPYLFHLDMGESRALVGASPELLVQVRDGDVVVRPIAGTRRRGATEAEDLALEKELLADEKERAEHMMLVDLGRNDVGRVAAPGSVRVEDLMVIERYSHVMHIVSQVRGRLDAKYDALDALAWTFPAGTVSGAPKIRAMQIIDDLEPMRRGPYAGAVGYLSFCGALDLAIALRTFYIDGDRTMWQAGAGLVADSVPSKEADETEAKARVLATALKQAREGGVR, translated from the coding sequence ATGAAAGCTCAGGAGCGCAAGGCGGCCTATCGCCAGCGCGCGGAGAAGGGGGAGGCGGTGCCTGTCTCGGTCGAGCTCCCCGCCGACCTCGATACCCCGCTGTCCGCCTACCTCAAGCTCGGGGGGGCGGACGGCTTCATTCTGGAGTCCTGCCACGGAGGCGAGCGCTTCGGCCGCTACAGCCACGTGGGCCCCGCGCCCGCGGGTCGGCTGAGGCTCGACGCCCAGGGTGGCACCCTCTGGCGCGGCAAGGAGTCGCGGCGCATGGAGGGCAAGCCCCTGGACGTGCTGCGCACCGTCTGGCGTGAGAACGCCGTGGCCATGCTTCCCGGCGAGCCCCCATTCCTCGGTGGTCTCGTGGGCTACCTCGGCTACAACTGCATGTCCTGGTTCGAGCGCCACGTGCCCGACCGGCACTCCTCGGACGTGTCCTTCCCCGACTCCGAGTGGCTGCTGTGCGACGACTTCGTCACCCTCGACTCGCGCTCCCAGACGCTCCAGGCCACCGCCATCGCCCGGCCCACGCTCCATGGCAGCGTCGCCGAGGCGCTCGCGGATGCGCAGGCCCGCGCGGAATCACTCGCCCAGCGCCTGCTGCGTCCCATCTCCGCGGAGGCCTACGCCCCCGAGCCCGCCGCCCAGGGGGAACTGGAGGTCAAGGTCGCGTGGGATCGCGCCAGCTACGAAGCCGCCGTGGAGCGCGTGAAGGAATACATCCGCGCCGGTGACTGCATGCAGGTGGTGCTCGCCCGCCGCTTCGAGGCCCGGGGCGCTCCTCCGCCGCTCTCGCTCTACCGCGCCCTGCGCCGCATCAACCCCTCGCCCTACCTCTTCCACCTGGACATGGGCGAGTCTCGCGCGCTCGTGGGGGCCTCGCCGGAGCTGCTCGTGCAGGTGCGCGACGGGGACGTGGTGGTGCGCCCCATCGCTGGCACCCGCCGCCGCGGCGCCACCGAGGCCGAGGACCTGGCGCTGGAGAAGGAACTGCTCGCCGACGAGAAGGAGCGCGCCGAGCACATGATGCTCGTGGACCTGGGCCGCAACGACGTGGGCCGCGTGGCCGCTCCGGGCTCGGTGCGCGTCGAGGACCTGATGGTCATCGAGCGCTACAGCCACGTGATGCACATCGTCTCGCAGGTGCGCGGCCGGCTCGACGCGAAGTACGACGCGCTCGACGCGCTCGCCTGGACGTTCCCCGCGGGCACCGTCTCCGGGGCACCGAAGATCCGCGCCATGCAGATCATCGACGACCTGGAGCCCATGCGCCGCGGCCCCTACGCGGGCGCCGTGGGCTACCTGTCCTTCTGCGGCGCGCTGGACCTGGCCATCGCCCTGCGCACCTTCTACATCGATGGGGACCGCACCATGTGGCAGGCGGGCGCGGGGCTCGTGGCCGACTCGGTGCCCTCGAAGGAAGCGGATGAGACCGAGGCCAAGGCGCGCGTGCTCGCCACGGCCCTCAAGCAGGCCCGAGAGGGAGGCGTGCGATGA
- a CDS encoding type 1 glutamine amidotransferase domain-containing protein, whose amino-acid sequence MARKTLKGIRVGVLATDGFEQVELTLPVKALRRRGAQVDIVSLHKGKIRGIHFMWPGKKVPVDETVDRVRPKDFDALLIPGGFQNPDALRQSEAALDFVREIDRLGRPIATLCHGPWVLVSAGLVSGRKLSAWPGIKDDLRNAGAKWLDEPGVRDERWFSSRGPQDMRHFLKGMVQLFAEHAPRNHPVVEARSHWGRWAAAALLGFVAIRPLRTAFAR is encoded by the coding sequence ATGGCGAGGAAGACGTTGAAGGGCATCCGGGTTGGCGTGCTGGCCACGGACGGTTTCGAGCAGGTGGAGCTCACGCTCCCCGTGAAGGCCCTGCGCAGGCGGGGGGCCCAGGTGGACATCGTCTCGCTCCACAAGGGGAAGATTCGCGGCATCCACTTCATGTGGCCGGGCAAGAAGGTTCCGGTGGACGAGACCGTGGACCGGGTCCGCCCCAAGGACTTCGACGCGCTCCTGATCCCAGGTGGCTTCCAGAACCCGGACGCGCTCCGGCAGAGTGAAGCGGCGCTCGACTTCGTCCGGGAAATCGACCGGCTCGGGCGTCCCATCGCCACCCTGTGCCATGGCCCGTGGGTGCTCGTGTCCGCGGGGCTGGTGAGCGGGCGCAAGCTGTCGGCCTGGCCGGGCATCAAGGACGACCTGCGCAACGCGGGCGCCAAATGGCTGGACGAGCCCGGAGTCCGCGACGAGCGCTGGTTCTCCAGCCGGGGCCCCCAGGACATGCGTCATTTCCTCAAGGGCATGGTGCAGCTCTTCGCCGAACACGCCCCTCGCAACCACCCCGTGGTGGAGGCGCGCTCCCACTGGGGCCGCTGGGCAGCCGCCGCCCTGTTGGGCTTCGTGGCCATCCGGCCCTTGCGCACGGCTTTCGCGCGCTGA
- a CDS encoding GreA/GreB family elongation factor has protein sequence MSKAFTKEDSGGEEALLPPRVRSASGEERYITAEGYRALQEELAALSVPLSREQKEAQALTAEGVARQRAHRARQVAAILEEVRVVADVPDETRVFFGAWVTLEDEEGEETSYRIVGVDEADVKEGRLSVESPLARALLGKEEGESVRVERPRGAIEYTLTQVSYRPPAS, from the coding sequence ATGTCGAAGGCCTTCACCAAGGAGGACTCGGGGGGAGAGGAGGCCCTCCTGCCCCCGCGTGTCCGCTCGGCGTCGGGAGAGGAGCGCTACATCACCGCCGAGGGCTATCGGGCCTTGCAGGAGGAACTCGCGGCGCTCTCGGTGCCTCTGTCCCGCGAACAGAAGGAGGCCCAGGCGCTCACGGCCGAGGGGGTGGCCCGGCAGCGGGCCCACCGGGCGCGACAGGTGGCGGCCATCCTGGAGGAGGTCCGGGTGGTGGCGGACGTGCCGGATGAGACCCGGGTCTTCTTTGGAGCCTGGGTAACGCTGGAGGACGAGGAAGGCGAGGAGACGTCCTACCGCATCGTGGGCGTGGACGAGGCGGACGTGAAGGAGGGCCGGCTCAGTGTGGAGTCACCCCTGGCACGAGCCCTGCTTGGCAAGGAGGAAGGAGAATCCGTCCGGGTCGAGCGTCCACGCGGCGCCATCGAGTACACCCTCACCCAGGTGTCCTACCGGCCGCCGGCCAGCTGA
- a CDS encoding SDR family oxidoreductase → MASMKEQTVVITGASSGIGEELAVALAARGARVVLAARDEVALHRVRERCERAGGRALVVPTDVGEPEACRLLVARALEVFGGIDALVNNAGVTMRGFFEEVTDLSLFERLMRVNYLGSVYCTHHALPHLKARRGLLVAVSSLTGKCGVPGRSGYAATKHAMQGFFDSLRIELRGSGVDVLVVCPGFVATPIRARALGPDGTVGHGDIFEVKGKRIMDAATCAALILRAMERRERELLMIPVPRVMLALRALLPGVVDRIASRMMEPKQR, encoded by the coding sequence ATGGCCTCCATGAAGGAACAGACAGTGGTCATCACGGGAGCCTCCTCGGGCATCGGGGAGGAACTGGCGGTGGCGCTCGCGGCGCGCGGAGCCCGGGTGGTGCTCGCGGCGAGGGACGAGGTGGCGCTCCACCGGGTGCGCGAGCGTTGTGAGCGGGCGGGAGGACGCGCCCTCGTGGTTCCCACCGATGTGGGCGAGCCCGAGGCCTGCCGCCTCCTGGTGGCGCGCGCCCTGGAGGTCTTCGGGGGAATCGACGCCCTGGTGAACAACGCCGGAGTCACCATGCGCGGGTTCTTCGAGGAGGTGACGGACCTGTCCCTCTTCGAGCGCCTCATGCGGGTGAACTACCTGGGCTCGGTCTACTGCACCCACCATGCGCTGCCCCACCTCAAGGCACGCCGCGGGCTCCTCGTGGCCGTGTCGTCCCTGACGGGCAAGTGCGGCGTGCCGGGCCGCAGCGGCTATGCCGCGACCAAGCACGCGATGCAGGGTTTCTTCGACTCCTTGCGCATCGAACTGCGCGGCAGTGGCGTGGACGTGCTCGTCGTGTGTCCCGGCTTCGTCGCCACCCCCATCCGCGCCCGGGCGCTCGGCCCGGATGGCACGGTGGGCCATGGGGACATCTTCGAGGTGAAGGGCAAGCGCATCATGGACGCCGCCACGTGCGCGGCCCTCATCCTCCGGGCCATGGAGCGGCGCGAGCGCGAACTGCTGATGATTCCCGTCCCCCGGGTGATGCTGGCGCTCCGGGCGCTCCTGCCAGGCGTGGTGGACCGCATCGCCTCGCGGATGATGGAGCCCAAACAGCGCTGA
- a CDS encoding cytochrome c3 family protein has translation MSGPLFPRWTNTVSRASAAALLALPAIALGGLMAYVRSPFVTNQHRPIEQPIEFDHRHHAGDEQIDCRYCHFSVEKSPSAGIPSTTVCMSCHAQVWNKSPYLAQVRQAYFTDQAIPWVRIHNLPDFVYFNHAIHVSKGVGCVTCHGRVDEMGAIEQVAPLTMQWCLDCHRNPGPNLRPQEFITSLTWAPPTDPAQAKELADKLSTENDVHSRTSCSTCHR, from the coding sequence ATGAGCGGTCCTCTCTTCCCACGCTGGACGAACACGGTGTCGCGGGCTTCGGCCGCGGCGCTCCTTGCCCTCCCCGCGATCGCGCTTGGCGGTCTGATGGCGTACGTACGGTCTCCGTTCGTCACCAACCAGCACCGCCCGATCGAACAGCCGATCGAGTTCGATCACCGGCACCACGCCGGCGACGAGCAGATCGACTGTCGCTACTGCCACTTCTCGGTAGAGAAGTCGCCGTCGGCGGGCATTCCATCCACCACGGTCTGCATGTCCTGCCACGCGCAGGTGTGGAACAAGAGCCCGTACCTGGCGCAGGTACGTCAGGCCTACTTCACGGACCAGGCGATTCCGTGGGTGCGAATCCACAACCTGCCGGACTTCGTCTACTTCAACCACGCCATCCACGTGTCCAAGGGTGTCGGCTGCGTCACGTGCCATGGCCGGGTGGATGAGATGGGCGCCATCGAGCAGGTGGCTCCCCTCACCATGCAGTGGTGCCTGGACTGCCACCGCAACCCCGGGCCGAACCTGCGTCCGCAGGAGTTCATCACCAGCCTGACCTGGGCGCCGCCCACGGATCCGGCCCAGGCGAAGGAACTCGCGGACAAGCTGTCCACCGAGAACGACGTTCACTCGCGCACGAGCTGCTCCACATGCCACCGCTGA